A genomic region of Desulfosarcina ovata subsp. ovata contains the following coding sequences:
- a CDS encoding FHA domain-containing protein — translation MPQMPNITIQLVHIQGPLKGQIQDFSQFPVQIGRHSSCGVRFDKDLTTISRQHARIERQGNRFRIIDASTNGTYVNGKRIADVYLRDGDVITFSENGPKASFLTKIEAGTVPEQSMPSAPTPPTRQVAPAPPQMEAPMPPPQKPPVPRPVPTPAAPVPPPDAGHTVGPDALSPVVSTNAPLVIQYGPTLQSYNLLPVTIGTDPACEFVISNDALAGRHVQIFYNADDYYAKDLTGRNMVSINGRPVGAQAVLAQGAELTLSTTGPTFRFLGGGRLAEVQNASAEPLEKTDLDPNAPSLDDTPAVPQKKSKSLFKNFFK, via the coding sequence ATGCCCCAGATGCCAAATATTACTATCCAGTTGGTTCATATCCAAGGCCCATTGAAAGGACAGATTCAGGATTTTTCCCAATTTCCCGTTCAAATTGGGCGTCACTCTTCCTGCGGGGTCCGCTTTGACAAAGACCTGACGACGATTTCCAGACAGCACGCCCGCATTGAACGTCAGGGCAATCGCTTTCGGATCATTGATGCCAGCACCAACGGCACGTATGTCAATGGGAAACGTATCGCCGATGTCTATCTGCGCGATGGCGATGTGATCACGTTTTCTGAAAATGGACCCAAGGCCAGTTTCCTGACCAAAATCGAGGCCGGCACGGTACCGGAGCAGTCAATGCCTTCAGCACCCACCCCGCCCACGCGGCAAGTGGCACCCGCACCACCGCAAATGGAGGCCCCCATGCCCCCGCCACAGAAGCCGCCAGTTCCCAGGCCTGTGCCTACTCCGGCGGCACCGGTCCCTCCTCCCGATGCAGGGCATACCGTGGGTCCGGATGCGCTGTCACCGGTGGTCAGCACCAATGCCCCCCTGGTTATCCAATACGGTCCGACCCTCCAGTCGTACAATCTGCTGCCAGTCACCATCGGGACAGATCCGGCATGTGAGTTCGTAATCAGCAACGACGCACTGGCCGGCCGTCATGTCCAGATTTTTTACAATGCCGATGATTACTATGCAAAGGATCTGACGGGCAGAAACATGGTTTCCATCAACGGCCGACCGGTGGGCGCCCAGGCCGTGCTGGCCCAAGGTGCGGAACTGACCCTCTCCACGACCGGCCCGACGTTCCGGTTCCTCGGTGGCGGCCGCCTTGCAGAAGTGCAGAATGCCTCTGCCGAGCCGCTGGAGAAAACCGATCTGGACCCCAACGCCCCTTCGTTGGACGACACGCCCGCCGTTCCCCAAAAGAAGTCAAAGTCACTGTTTAAAAATTTTTTTAAATAA
- a CDS encoding peptidoglycan-binding protein: MQHKVKQGECLSSIAAQHGFDWEKIWQRPENDALKQLRQNPNILMPGDHVFIPDKEIHTVAYATKQRHRFRKKGVPVKLRVRFLDNDQPRANERYVLKVDGKIHEGTTDSDGMVQHNINPKAVIATLYLGEEMQEFPLDLGRLDPVNEISGVQARLNNLGFSCDDEFGTMGPETKAAIRQFQLAHGLTASGEIDSATQGKLLKVHGC, from the coding sequence ATGCAACACAAAGTAAAACAAGGCGAGTGCTTAAGTAGTATCGCAGCGCAACATGGGTTTGATTGGGAGAAGATATGGCAACGACCTGAGAACGACGCCCTGAAGCAATTGCGCCAGAATCCAAATATACTCATGCCCGGTGACCATGTTTTCATCCCGGATAAAGAAATCCATACCGTGGCGTACGCCACGAAGCAGCGGCATCGTTTCCGAAAAAAAGGCGTTCCAGTGAAGCTGCGGGTTCGATTTCTCGACAATGACCAACCGCGGGCAAATGAGCGGTATGTCCTAAAGGTTGACGGCAAAATTCATGAGGGCACTACCGATTCGGACGGGATGGTCCAGCATAATATCAATCCAAAGGCCGTTATCGCTACATTGTATCTTGGAGAAGAGATGCAAGAATTCCCCCTGGATCTTGGCAGGCTTGACCCGGTGAATGAGATCAGCGGCGTGCAGGCCAGACTCAATAATTTGGGATTCAGTTGCGACGATGAGTTTGGTACCATGGGACCTGAAACCAAGGCTGCCATCCGTCAATTCCAATTGGCCCACGGCTTAACGGCATCCGGCGAGATAGATTCAGCCACACAGGGAAAGTTGCTAAAAGTGCATGGGTGTTGA
- a CDS encoding tetratricopeptide repeat protein → MPYKRVCIGLSLLLLLFLGCQTVQAPREKDQQANAYIEQAQAYESQGNLVEALEKYKLAQTVDPAQPQVNDSISRLEAQLEKLAETHYQAGLRFRDKGKWTLAKREFLKALRYSPEHEGAAAMLQGRTPSDDGKYIIHTIGPGESLSKLAMKYYGDYRKYHHIANFNNMTDAKQVKIGQKIMIPVIEGVSFADLNRISSGRAPQATGIEGEYVVHQIAPGESLSKVARLYYGDYKLFNVIAKFNGITDPTGIRVGQKIKVPRREGMTAYQQRSTATGDEEPSYIPEPEETKPVVTQPEPTAPPEDEIPPETVKPSDQVAEYRETGIALFNENAFDDAIVELKKVLNATPDDPAAISYISRAYMETGRQHLDAGRLNKAKSALTAALGYDANCKTCQDLLEQCRTAEADTLKAEGESFYENNQFDSAITTFNRALALDPENSEIRQLLFQSHFQKALILYNNQDYLAAKTDFEKAAVINPDCEECRQYIGNSVEAYKEFHYNEGIVFFGKQELREAIGAWEKVVAVDPDYKDASQNLKKAQLLNKRLELIKKGSE, encoded by the coding sequence ATGCCATACAAACGCGTATGTATCGGATTATCCTTATTGTTACTGCTCTTTTTGGGATGCCAAACTGTTCAGGCGCCCCGGGAAAAAGACCAGCAGGCCAATGCGTATATTGAGCAGGCTCAGGCTTACGAAAGTCAGGGTAACCTGGTTGAAGCCTTGGAGAAATACAAACTGGCGCAAACCGTAGACCCGGCCCAACCCCAGGTCAATGACAGCATCAGCCGCCTTGAAGCCCAATTGGAGAAGTTGGCCGAAACCCATTATCAAGCCGGTCTGCGGTTCAGGGACAAAGGCAAATGGACTCTGGCAAAACGGGAATTTTTAAAGGCGCTTCGATATAGCCCGGAACATGAAGGCGCCGCTGCCATGCTCCAGGGGCGCACCCCATCCGACGATGGCAAATACATCATTCATACCATAGGGCCGGGGGAAAGCCTTTCCAAGCTGGCAATGAAATATTACGGGGACTATCGCAAATATCATCACATCGCCAATTTCAATAACATGACCGATGCCAAGCAGGTCAAAATCGGCCAGAAAATTATGATCCCGGTCATTGAAGGCGTCTCCTTTGCCGATCTGAATCGAATCAGTTCAGGCAGGGCACCGCAGGCAACCGGTATCGAAGGTGAATACGTCGTTCATCAGATCGCTCCGGGAGAGAGTCTGTCCAAGGTGGCCCGTCTCTATTACGGAGACTATAAGCTGTTCAATGTGATTGCCAAGTTCAATGGCATTACCGATCCGACCGGCATCCGTGTCGGCCAGAAGATCAAAGTTCCCCGGCGGGAAGGGATGACCGCTTACCAGCAACGGTCCACAGCGACTGGGGACGAAGAGCCATCCTATATTCCTGAGCCTGAAGAAACGAAGCCTGTTGTAACGCAGCCCGAGCCAACCGCACCGCCTGAAGATGAAATCCCGCCGGAAACCGTCAAACCGTCTGACCAGGTAGCTGAATACCGTGAAACCGGAATCGCGCTGTTCAACGAGAATGCGTTTGACGATGCCATCGTGGAACTGAAAAAAGTACTCAATGCCACCCCGGACGACCCTGCCGCCATCAGCTATATTTCACGGGCATACATGGAGACCGGACGGCAGCATTTGGATGCCGGACGGCTGAACAAGGCCAAAAGCGCCTTGACCGCCGCGCTTGGCTATGATGCAAACTGCAAAACATGCCAGGATCTTTTGGAGCAGTGCCGCACTGCCGAGGCAGACACTCTCAAGGCTGAAGGCGAATCGTTCTATGAGAACAATCAATTTGACAGTGCCATCACCACATTCAACCGGGCCCTAGCATTGGACCCGGAAAATTCTGAAATCCGTCAGTTGCTGTTTCAATCTCATTTTCAGAAGGCGTTGATTCTTTACAACAACCAGGATTATCTGGCTGCAAAGACCGATTTCGAGAAGGCCGCCGTCATCAATCCGGATTGTGAAGAGTGCCGGCAGTATATCGGTAACAGCGTGGAGGCGTACAAGGAGTTCCACTATAATGAGGGGATTGTCTTTTTCGGAAAGCAGGAACTCAGAGAAGCCATTGGTGCATGGGAAAAAGTGGTTGCCGTGGATCCCGATTACAAGGATGCCAGCCAAAACCTGAAAAAGGCCCAGTTGCTCAACAAACGCCTTGAGCTCATTAAAAAAGGATCCGAATAG
- a CDS encoding FHA domain-containing protein, translating into MINETAPAVLDIALPNGTHLEFTRNVTIGRHSDCEICIREEMVSRYHADLFWENGQWWIKDRQSANGIFIDGQRIERAVLFGTGQIRLGASGPALAFEVETVVVEPPIAAPPPAFHQADSLSTERTQIERPDLDHYKDHYFGKDGDGTAGEHTMMVRRAYAEVRKKQRITYGLIIGLVVMLAIVTGSVAWYKHSQILEQRKLAAEVFYTMRALEIDLIKLRVDAEQRKSEAAKAQIEAAKLRKKKLEESYDRYVNSLDIYSRGLSEKEKIIMRVAHRFGECEINMPDDFVDEVTDYIEKWQSSKRLSRVIQRAERQGYIQPIVDALTEEDLPIQFFYLPVQESNLNHEAVGPPTRFGIAKGMWQFIPTTAEQYGLRVGPLQDEAVVDLLDERHDFEKSTLAAARYLRDIYTTDAQASGLLVMASYNWGERRVIKLIKTFPEDPRERNFWKLITKYRDKVPDETYDYVFSIFTAAVIGENPHLFGFDFDNPLASAE; encoded by the coding sequence ATGATAAATGAAACTGCACCTGCTGTGCTGGATATCGCGTTGCCCAATGGCACTCACCTCGAGTTTACCCGAAATGTTACCATCGGCCGCCATTCGGACTGTGAAATCTGTATCCGGGAGGAGATGGTCAGCCGGTATCATGCCGATCTCTTTTGGGAGAACGGACAGTGGTGGATCAAGGACCGGCAGAGTGCCAACGGCATTTTTATCGACGGGCAGCGCATCGAGCGAGCCGTACTTTTCGGGACCGGGCAGATCCGGTTGGGTGCCTCCGGTCCAGCACTCGCTTTCGAAGTGGAAACGGTGGTCGTCGAGCCACCGATTGCTGCACCACCCCCAGCGTTTCATCAGGCAGATTCACTCTCGACGGAACGTACCCAGATCGAGCGCCCCGACCTAGATCATTATAAGGACCACTATTTCGGTAAAGATGGAGACGGCACCGCCGGTGAACACACCATGATGGTTCGCCGCGCTTATGCCGAAGTGCGGAAGAAGCAGCGGATCACCTATGGCCTGATTATCGGTCTGGTGGTCATGCTTGCGATTGTTACCGGCAGCGTGGCCTGGTACAAACACAGCCAGATCCTCGAGCAACGCAAGCTGGCCGCCGAGGTTTTTTATACCATGCGGGCACTGGAGATCGATCTGATCAAATTGCGGGTGGATGCCGAACAGCGTAAATCCGAGGCCGCCAAAGCGCAGATCGAGGCGGCCAAGCTACGCAAAAAGAAACTTGAAGAAAGCTATGACCGGTATGTCAACAGCCTCGATATCTACAGCAGGGGATTAAGTGAGAAAGAGAAGATCATCATGCGTGTGGCGCATCGGTTCGGCGAGTGTGAAATCAATATGCCCGATGATTTTGTTGATGAAGTAACCGATTATATTGAAAAGTGGCAGTCCAGCAAACGTCTGTCGCGGGTCATTCAACGTGCCGAACGGCAGGGATACATTCAGCCGATCGTCGACGCCCTGACCGAGGAGGATTTGCCGATCCAGTTTTTCTACCTGCCGGTTCAGGAGAGTAACCTTAACCACGAAGCGGTTGGGCCACCCACCCGTTTCGGTATTGCCAAAGGCATGTGGCAGTTCATTCCCACCACCGCTGAACAATACGGCCTGCGCGTCGGTCCCCTGCAGGATGAGGCGGTGGTGGACCTTCTGGATGAGCGCCACGATTTCGAGAAGTCGACCTTGGCGGCAGCCCGCTACCTCCGGGATATCTATACCACGGACGCCCAGGCGTCCGGACTGCTGGTGATGGCCTCGTACAACTGGGGCGAGCGGCGGGTGATCAAGCTGATCAAGACCTTTCCGGAAGACCCCCGGGAGCGCAATTTCTGGAAATTGATTACGAAATACCGGGATAAGGTCCCCGATGAAACCTACGATTACGTGTTTTCGATTTTCACGGCCGCCGTGATCGGTGAAAATCCCCACCTGTTCGGTTTCGATTTTGACAATCCCCTGGCGTCAGCAGAATAG
- a CDS encoding polysaccharide deacetylase family protein, producing MIPSGSRLEFIKYASSLLLMFLSVLAGCAGPGSVVSFSRPDVYRSSERILHRLKPGETPQTLAAKYLGDPKLAWMIEDVNGADAFLPERFVVIPLKIPNRAGITEEGYQAVPILCYHRFGQSCNSPLCMPADIFERQLRYLKENGYRVIGPEELAAFLDYRQPLPKNSVMITMDDGYRSVYNIAYPLLKKYGFTATLFIYIDYVGVSSKAITWDQLRELKRAGFYIGSHSVAHSDLSKQKKDEDGSQYMARLKREIFKSKQIIDKQLGQDTIIFSYPFGRRTSTVVSLSRQAGYKIGVTVDRGSNPFFANPFLVKRDQILKHDMGIFASRLKTFTYFPLK from the coding sequence CTGAGCGTTCTGGCGGGTTGTGCCGGACCGGGTTCTGTTGTTTCGTTCTCAAGGCCCGATGTCTATCGGTCATCCGAGCGGATCCTTCACCGACTCAAACCCGGTGAGACTCCGCAGACGCTGGCCGCCAAATATCTGGGAGACCCGAAACTGGCCTGGATGATCGAGGATGTCAATGGTGCGGATGCGTTCCTGCCGGAACGCTTCGTGGTCATTCCGCTTAAAATTCCCAATCGTGCCGGCATTACCGAAGAGGGCTACCAGGCGGTTCCGATCCTTTGCTACCACCGGTTCGGCCAATCCTGCAATTCTCCGCTTTGCATGCCTGCGGATATTTTTGAGCGGCAGTTGAGATACCTCAAGGAAAATGGCTATCGGGTCATTGGGCCGGAAGAACTGGCTGCGTTTCTGGATTATCGCCAGCCGTTGCCAAAAAATTCCGTCATGATCACCATGGACGACGGTTACCGTTCCGTTTATAATATTGCATACCCGCTTTTGAAGAAATACGGCTTTACGGCCACCTTGTTCATTTACATTGATTATGTGGGGGTTTCCAGTAAGGCAATTACATGGGACCAACTGCGGGAGCTGAAACGGGCAGGATTTTATATCGGCTCCCACTCGGTCGCTCACAGCGATCTGTCCAAACAGAAGAAAGACGAGGATGGCAGCCAATACATGGCCCGGCTGAAAAGGGAAATTTTCAAGTCCAAACAAATCATTGATAAGCAGTTGGGCCAGGACACCATCATCTTCTCGTACCCCTTCGGCCGTCGCACATCCACCGTTGTCTCGCTATCGCGGCAGGCCGGCTATAAAATCGGCGTCACCGTAGACCGGGGAAGCAACCCGTTTTTCGCCAACCCCTTTCTGGTGAAACGGGACCAGATCCTCAAACATGACATGGGGATTTTCGCTTCCCGGCTAAAAACGTTTACTTATTTTCCGTTAAAGTGA
- a CDS encoding LysM peptidoglycan-binding domain-containing protein codes for MGTLYVVKKGDWLSKIAEKHGYESWQEIYYHEDNAAFRAKRPDPNLIYPGDELILPDLEPPAPPPPPPPPPTPPPPPEMKKVKAKEGDSFCSIAHTYGFINCAKLREANPSLKDRQLRPGDVVAIPELTSKTESRTTEVKPPHKFRRKAPEVRLAIVSEQGRANPADASLLDSLSQLAVSNYVPTRQGPGTTNGNWVDHTVFAHNANASLDPDHFKVQIYDRSAGEKGVADIKVKLKVKKPVLNAAGQVTGWSDMTEAGTSLEVTCKPVNSSHHYRSYYLRLVVDTQDHTAKRPYGRASDSGTDVSKQTLVTPLPSDSHLEILDLEVHAEREYANCAATTADARCRAMAKARVGKAEKQLQLRIYRIGGATGPTGANVSNAEVDSMIANMRLTLAQSNVGIHVETTSTGVNVHDVALPRNLIAVSDEKGNKADGGGTMTVRVRLTSGIVTVQIETDRKDKPEETANKLASALRAKGVQVTVSPNPPVQDSSDDFGSCDLLCFENGMPARIISATSTDDDQKLSHSGGFNNASVDDTTSEYGSARGTNAQMVGNVAFRACAKNNAAHSGCLRVILVNDFARATLLGKALLPYRDVVARLRPLSEFSMCVFLDQHGAKRRTVLAHEAGHVLLDAFHTTSYNATTNIESDWDGAQYDNNVNLAFSEWMAAISRESSPPFIHKRMSDDPLTVKYAVVKKGVNNLQGEIKTLGGGEPSPVARFRTLSAAVLRPLRTLRDTSGKPI; via the coding sequence GTGGGCACATTATACGTAGTCAAAAAGGGCGACTGGCTCAGCAAGATTGCTGAGAAGCATGGGTATGAATCCTGGCAGGAGATCTATTACCACGAGGACAACGCTGCATTTCGCGCGAAGCGGCCGGATCCTAACTTGATCTATCCGGGCGACGAACTGATTCTTCCGGACCTCGAACCCCCAGCGCCGCCTCCCCCCCCTCCCCCTCCTCCGACACCACCCCCTCCGCCGGAAATGAAAAAGGTGAAGGCGAAAGAGGGCGACAGTTTCTGCAGCATTGCCCACACGTACGGGTTCATCAATTGTGCCAAGCTGCGCGAAGCCAATCCATCTCTCAAGGACCGCCAGCTTAGACCTGGAGATGTCGTTGCCATACCCGAGCTAACCTCCAAGACGGAGTCGAGAACGACCGAGGTTAAGCCGCCACACAAATTTCGTCGTAAAGCGCCGGAAGTGCGCCTTGCCATCGTATCGGAACAAGGCCGTGCAAATCCCGCGGATGCTTCCTTGTTGGACAGTTTGTCGCAACTTGCCGTCTCTAATTACGTACCGACCCGGCAGGGTCCGGGCACAACCAATGGCAATTGGGTGGATCACACGGTGTTCGCGCACAACGCCAATGCGAGCCTGGACCCCGATCATTTCAAGGTGCAAATCTATGATCGCAGTGCCGGCGAGAAAGGCGTCGCTGATATCAAAGTCAAGCTCAAGGTAAAAAAGCCCGTATTGAATGCAGCCGGGCAAGTGACGGGCTGGTCGGACATGACCGAGGCCGGGACGTCACTCGAAGTAACGTGTAAGCCGGTCAATAGTTCCCATCATTATCGCTCTTACTACCTGCGTCTCGTCGTGGATACCCAGGATCACACGGCAAAGCGACCTTACGGGAGAGCATCGGACAGCGGCACGGATGTATCGAAGCAAACCTTGGTTACACCGCTCCCGAGCGATTCGCACCTGGAAATTCTCGATCTCGAGGTACATGCAGAGCGCGAGTACGCCAATTGTGCAGCAACGACTGCGGACGCCAGATGTCGCGCTATGGCCAAAGCGAGAGTCGGCAAAGCGGAAAAGCAGCTGCAGCTACGCATCTATCGCATCGGCGGTGCCACCGGCCCGACAGGGGCAAACGTGAGCAACGCGGAAGTGGACAGCATGATTGCCAACATGCGGCTCACGCTCGCACAATCCAATGTCGGCATCCACGTGGAGACGACATCCACAGGTGTGAATGTGCATGACGTGGCCCTGCCGCGCAACCTGATCGCCGTGTCGGACGAGAAGGGCAACAAGGCGGACGGCGGCGGTACAATGACCGTACGCGTCCGCCTGACAAGCGGAATCGTAACGGTGCAAATCGAAACCGACAGAAAGGACAAACCCGAGGAAACGGCCAACAAGCTTGCTTCAGCCCTGCGAGCCAAGGGCGTCCAAGTCACCGTCTCCCCCAATCCGCCTGTACAAGACTCGAGCGACGACTTCGGCTCCTGCGATCTGCTCTGTTTCGAAAACGGCATGCCGGCGCGCATCATCTCGGCGACCTCCACCGACGACGATCAGAAGCTGTCCCACAGCGGCGGCTTCAACAACGCAAGCGTTGACGATACGACCTCCGAGTATGGCAGCGCGCGAGGTACGAATGCCCAGATGGTCGGCAATGTCGCCTTTCGCGCCTGCGCCAAGAACAACGCGGCGCATAGCGGCTGTCTTCGTGTGATCCTCGTCAATGACTTCGCGCGCGCCACGCTTCTCGGCAAAGCGCTGCTCCCCTACCGGGATGTTGTGGCGCGACTGAGGCCTTTGTCCGAGTTCTCGATGTGCGTATTTCTCGACCAGCACGGAGCGAAGCGGCGCACCGTCCTGGCCCATGAGGCCGGCCATGTACTGCTGGATGCATTCCACACCACCTCTTACAACGCCACAACAAACATCGAGAGCGACTGGGACGGTGCGCAGTACGACAACAACGTTAATCTGGCTTTCTCCGAATGGATGGCTGCAATCAGTCGCGAGTCCTCACCACCGTTCATTCACAAGCGCATGAGTGATGATCCACTGACGGTGAAGTACGCCGTCGTGAAGAAAGGTGTCAACAACCTGCAGGGTGAGATCAAGACCCTCGGTGGCGGGGAGCCGTCACCTGTCGCGCGATTTCGAACACTTTCCGCCGCCGTCCTGCGGCCGTTGCGCACGTTGCGTGATACCAGTGGCAAACCAATTTGA
- a CDS encoding HEAT repeat domain-containing protein: protein MKRHGAICLAVLALLAASCEAKMNNTPENSQSATRAVESDIPALIVKLNAANPADRRAAAADLGADGKRASQAADALNAAAQQDEDAMVRVAAAQALWQVSGQPDKALDALRGELDKQTARYRKLAAIEDAQADDAHFDALFATLNQIRSIARVLGKMGPEASAAAPDLMTVLNERIGEGYEDLVPPVVLALGQMGPGAATVLPDLERFSQTDPGEQNRDVIAAAIAGIKGMVRSTRQSAHPDPITNPD, encoded by the coding sequence ATGAAACGACATGGCGCGATATGCCTGGCGGTGCTGGCCTTGCTTGCGGCTTCCTGTGAGGCAAAGATGAACAACACGCCTGAGAACAGCCAGAGCGCGACACGAGCGGTCGAGAGCGATATTCCGGCCCTGATCGTCAAGCTCAACGCGGCCAATCCGGCCGACCGCCGAGCGGCTGCTGCCGACCTCGGTGCCGATGGAAAGCGAGCCAGCCAGGCGGCCGATGCACTCAACGCCGCCGCACAGCAAGATGAAGATGCGATGGTTCGTGTCGCTGCGGCCCAGGCGCTTTGGCAGGTCAGCGGTCAGCCGGATAAGGCGTTGGACGCATTGCGCGGGGAATTGGACAAACAGACCGCACGCTACCGCAAGTTAGCGGCAATCGAAGACGCCCAGGCCGATGACGCCCACTTCGATGCGCTGTTCGCCACGCTCAACCAAATCCGGTCAATTGCCCGGGTCCTCGGCAAAATGGGGCCGGAGGCGTCCGCGGCTGCACCCGACCTCATGACCGTGTTGAATGAACGTATCGGAGAGGGCTACGAGGATCTGGTGCCGCCGGTGGTGCTGGCCCTTGGGCAGATGGGGCCAGGCGCAGCGACGGTGCTGCCTGACCTCGAACGATTTAGCCAAACTGATCCGGGAGAACAGAACCGCGACGTGATCGCTGCTGCCATTGCCGGCATCAAAGGAATGGTTCGTTCCACCCGACAATCGGCACATCCGGACCCAATCACCAATCCCGACTGA
- a CDS encoding ISNCY family transposase yields the protein MRLPEQEENRILLERKHAEFTFDKVIQFFRQTISAFPDRRIGTNTSYSIEDAALGAFSVFFTQSPSFLAFQSAMQQTKGKNNAQSLFGLTQIPCTNHIKSLMDEVHPSYVTPVFKYLFDGLEKSGHLDGFRSYDNNLLVAFDGTQYFASNTIHCDNCSRKHHKNGTVTYSHSVVTPVIVAPENNKVIALQPEFITPQDGHDKQDCENAAAKRWIDQYAAEYQPFGITVLGDDLYCKQPICKKLLDQELDFILVCKPDSHKTLYQWLDELDAMQTIETVVEKRWTGKTHEIDTYRFANKLPLRDSENAIDVNWCELTTTLPDGKIVYKNAFATNFEVSKSNVKQIVKDGRARWKVENENNNVLKNRGYNIEHNFGHGNKHLSSLLLTFNLLAFLFHTVLELMDEKYSLVRAELPTRKTFFDDVRALTRYMYFPSWEAMLTFMMRGLEIEYVDTS from the coding sequence ATGCGATTGCCAGAACAAGAAGAAAACCGCATCCTACTTGAAAGGAAACATGCAGAATTCACATTTGACAAAGTGATCCAATTTTTTCGCCAAACTATTTCTGCATTTCCTGACCGGCGCATCGGCACTAATACCAGCTACAGCATAGAAGACGCAGCCCTGGGAGCTTTTTCTGTTTTTTTTACCCAAAGCCCATCCTTTTTAGCCTTTCAATCCGCTATGCAGCAAACAAAAGGCAAAAACAATGCGCAATCACTTTTCGGCCTCACTCAAATTCCCTGTACCAACCACATCAAAAGTTTAATGGACGAGGTCCATCCCTCTTATGTCACGCCCGTGTTCAAATATCTTTTCGACGGATTGGAAAAATCCGGTCATCTGGACGGGTTTCGCTCATACGACAACAATTTATTGGTTGCCTTTGACGGAACGCAGTATTTTGCTTCAAATACAATTCATTGTGATAATTGTAGTCGCAAGCACCATAAAAATGGAACCGTAACCTATTCGCATTCAGTCGTGACCCCGGTGATTGTGGCACCGGAAAACAATAAGGTGATTGCTTTGCAACCGGAATTTATTACCCCCCAGGATGGCCATGATAAACAAGATTGCGAAAACGCGGCAGCAAAACGCTGGATCGATCAATATGCGGCGGAGTATCAACCTTTTGGCATCACTGTATTGGGCGATGATCTATACTGTAAACAACCGATTTGCAAAAAACTATTAGATCAAGAACTTGATTTCATTTTGGTCTGTAAACCCGATTCTCATAAAACCCTTTACCAGTGGCTGGATGAATTGGACGCCATGCAGACCATCGAAACCGTGGTGGAGAAGCGCTGGACCGGCAAAACCCATGAAATCGATACGTATCGCTTTGCCAACAAACTGCCGCTACGTGATAGTGAAAACGCCATTGATGTTAATTGGTGCGAACTGACAACAACCCTGCCCGATGGAAAAATCGTGTACAAAAACGCATTTGCAACCAATTTTGAAGTTTCAAAGAGCAACGTCAAGCAAATTGTCAAAGATGGCCGAGCACGCTGGAAAGTCGAGAACGAAAATAATAATGTTTTGAAAAACAGAGGCTATAATATTGAACACAACTTCGGTCACGGGAACAAGCACCTTTCATCATTATTGCTGACCTTCAACTTGTTAGCCTTTCTGTTCCATACCGTTCTTGAACTGATGGATGAGAAGTACAGCTTGGTTCGTGCTGAGTTACCAACGCGCAAAACCTTTTTTGACGATGTGCGCGCTTTGACGCGATATATGTATTTTCCCAGTTGGGAGGCGATGTTAACTTTTATGATGCGAGGCCTGGAGATCGAATACGTAGACACCAGTTAA